The DNA window ttagtacgaaggaAATTGGAGAAGAAAGGCAAGAATGAACACATGTCACTATATTATAgagaaatttttaatttatttttaatttaatttcctttttaataggaatcatggggtggtggtgataatgaatggttgagatttattcttgtctttcttgtttttatgttttcttaacaATTAGCATTTTCCTTTACGAAATGGCCTATATTAGGCGTGTTAAattatgtcttttttttttttttaagtatttatttttaGCAATTGTTTCGGTTGTGTTGAATATATCATCGATATTGTGAAGTCGTGGTGAGAGTGTGTATCTTCATCTTCACCTACCGAGGCTGGCTTCAATGGAGAAACTCAAATTTTCTCGGCAGGTGGAGTGGTGGCAGAAGAACATCATCTATCGTGTTCGAAGCCTCTGGCTTACCATCGCCACACGTTTTGGAATTCGTAAAACTGGTTTGTAATTTTGCGGAGTTTTCAATTATGCATaccatgtgtttgttttattgtttCAATGACATGTTGAGTTATATTGCAATTCTGTAAAGATTGATAATGATATTATTAACATGTTATTGCTTAATTTGGACAAAAATACAGTTGTTCGTTAATCTTTATGTAGATAGTTCTTTGTGTTTTTGATTgatttcaaatttgaaaatttcaaaagggGTTCTATATAGTGCATATATGTTTGATTTTTATGAAATTGTTGGATTCTAGTTTGAATGTTCCTAGGTTTTGAATGAGATATGGTAGTGAAAATTTGTTCTTATGGAAGATGAAACAGAGACCGGTGAAAAACCATGGAAAactgcattttttttttttttgttttgtttgatgtttTATAAGTTTAATGAGATTTTATAATTATCTTGTAATGTGAAGAGTGTCTAAGTTATATAAAGTATAAACTATGTTTACGCGTTATTTTAGCAAATTAAGAACTTGAGTTTTTATGAATAACTTTAATTATTGATACTGCGCTATAATCTTGATTTTGATTGGTTGGAAATTCCACTTTCATTGAAGTCGCCTAATTGCGGCATTTGGTCCACCTTCATTGCAGCCCCCAACACCTTCACTGGGGGTGTTTGGGTTTGAAGGGGTGAATTTAGTCCCACATTGTTTAGAGATATGGTCTATAGTGTTAATAAGCTTGGGCAGTCCTCAACTTacaaaccggttttgtaaggttgGCCCAACCCACACTTTCTTAAGAAGAATATTATATATGGTGATGATTTGATCAAGCTTTTTAATTTAGGTATATGGTTTTAAGTGTGTGGAGAAAAGGGTTTATGTAATATTAGAGTTAATTATAAGTGAATGTTTTGTTTGTTGTGTTTTAACTTATAATGCTTTCTTTGTGTTTGAAACAATGAGTTACTGAAATTAGAAGAAATGTGCAGGGCTGAAGAAGCTAAAAAATGATGTGAGGGCTTGTGAATATGAAGATATTCGTGTGATGTGGGAGATGTTGAACAGAAATGAATCATTATCAGAGTTTGGTGGCAATTCTCCAAACAAAATCAAGAAGATGCATCACATGAAATTGTTCAAATGGGCAAGGTGTGTTGCTCCATATACTAGTCACTCCTAATCAATCATCACGCTCTTGCGTGTCATCATGTGTGTGAGTTTATTTCTTTTCACAAACAAGAATAAAGAGATTAGGGTTTCATGTAGAACATGGTCTCTTCTCTCATGTGAATGAGCTCAATCGTTTTGTTGTTTGTGCGCAGTGTGTGTGAGTGTTGTAAATCGCGAACTACTGAATTTGATTCCtactaataaaataattcaaatcaCTTTATAGATATCAATTGTATCCACCAACTTGATGTACTCACCCCTTAATCTTATGGTATGAAATTAACATAGTGAATCATCAACTTAGTCCTTGAAGTCTAAGAACCAAGATTTCGATCCTTGaaattaacaaaattataaaatgatttctaaaaaattgaaaattgtcTATCACATTAGCTCCTATGGATTCAATTTCAAGGGAATCAAATTGCCCGACCCGAAATTACTAGTGTGATCAAGGATTTTTTGTTTACAAGGATCATTTTAGAGTTTCGTTAATTTCAAGGACTAAATGTTCATACATCTACATATATTGGCGATTCACTTGAAAATAATGTGTAGTTTTGTTGTGTGATTCATCATCTTGTTACTTGAGATCCAATTGTGTCTCGGTTTTTACCTTGTATCCCTTGGTTTTGTATCAGAAACTATCTGCATTATGCAGAAGATTTTGGAATGGTTCTCTCAATCATAATAATTATGTGTGTAATTTTAGAAGTGTTTGTGATAAAAGGCTAACATTTCTAATGATCTGATGGTTACGATTAATTCTGTATAAAACCTCTTTTAACACAGATAGTGTACAATAAAAGATAAGaatatgttatatattttataaaaaatgtctTTTTAGATTGGTCTTTTTTTTCTTCCGAGTTTACCTTCTAACAGAAAGAACATCATAGAATTACTGTTATATTAATACAAGGGCAACTAGTTCAACAAACAAAGTTTACGCAAAATTACACTTGAAAACTACCTCAGAAAGAAAATAAACTTACGTTTCACAATCTGAATCACTTTTACTATAGTAATATTTACACAATAGTGTATACAACAGCAAGCTAATTGAGCTTAACCAAACTAGAAGCCAATAGTAATTATCCAAACGTGCTTCAACCATATCATCAGAAAACCAACTTGGTGTTCCTTTAGAATCTGTGTATACTTCAACTAGTGTAATCAACAATGCACTCACAAAGCTTCCAACACCAAAAACACTAGTATACAATGCAATTCCCACTGTTCTCATATTCTTTGGAACTTCACCATAAAAGAATTCCTGCATACCAACAACTGTGAAAATATCTGAAACACCGAGAAGAATGTACTGTGGTAACAACCAGAAAATGCTTATCGGCACTATTTCTGCTTGTAACCCTTCACTTCTCATTTGCCGACCGATATCGAGCCGTTTCATTTCAACTAAAGCCGCAATAACCATTGCTATGATTGAGAGAACCATTCCGATTCCCATCCTTTGCATCATGTTTATACCTTTTTCCTGTCGTGTTATCAGCTGAGCAAACGGTATAAATACTCTGTCGTATAACGGCATCAATAGTATTATCGACAATGTTATAGCACTTTGGAGTGTTGCTGGTGGTATCTTGAAATTTTTACCGATATTTCTCTTCATTGTCATTCCTTGTTTTGTGAAAAATGTTGCAGGTTGTTGGAAAATCACTGCAAACATGAGAAGCATTGCCCATATTGGCAATAGCTTAATCACAACTTTGACATTTGGTAGTAGGCACATGCTGATTTTTGAATCCTTATTCGTAACCTTAATGCTTTCCGAGTTTTCGCGACAAAGAGGTCTCTCTTGAAGCCTGTAGCATGAGAAAGATATATTTTGCCCATTAATGATAGATAGTAATTTAGTAAATGTAACTTTTATGCATGTGAAAGTGAAACTTACTCGAGTTCAACACCTTCAGACTTGTCATTTGGTAGTGAAATTTCACAATGGAAGCATTTCAATGCAGATGCTTTTATAGTTTGAAACATGTTCGTGAAAGGCTTCTTATCTTGAAGACTATCATCATCGTCGTCGTGTTTTTTATATGAATATATCGAGCTTCCGCCAGAGAAAACCAAGATGGAAAGAAGCATTGAAATTGCAGGTATTGCAAACCCTAATACCCAACCAAAAGTGTCTTGAATGTAAGACATGAATGTAACACCCATTAGGCTTCCAGCACAAACACCAAAATACCACCATTGGAAGAAAAGTGCTTTTTTGTTGCTACTTGTGTCATCATTGCCACAAGGTaaatcatcttcttcaccaagtTGATCGGCTCCAAAGGCTTGTAGAGATGGATTATATCCACCTTGGCCTAATGAAATTAAATAAAGAGATAATGAAAGGAATGAAGAAGACATTGTTCTCTTTTTGTGATGCCATGACCTTGCCAGTGCTGTTGTTGTCAATGCTACAAGTCCCTGTGAAGAAAACACAAGAAAATATCATTAACTTTGTGAAAAAAGTTGAactttcaaattattattaagaGTTTTGTTTAATCgatttatttgagtttatctaTTTGCATAAATATTTGTGAAGAAAAGTATTTAGTCAGATGCAGACACAACACTGACCTTACTATGTTGATAATGGtactataatttttaaaaatataagtgATTGTACTTAAATTTTTAAGTATTAGTCAGTGATCGATATCTGATAGAGCAGAGATATAATGTTTAATAATATTGAAATATTCAATAGAAAGGTAACACCAGAGCAAAGCTCCTCAGTGACAAATTCACTGCCAAACCCTAAGGGTGATCAAAATAATAGTCTGCCGTCAAATTCACTTACAATCCTATTTATTAGGGAATATGCTAACTAACTGCCAGCTAGGCAGTGATACCTATTtcatgttttctttctttttctttcttacatAAACTCTCCATTCTTTGGGCCTAACATTATTCACGCCCACTAACACCTCCCCTTCATTATCAATGGACTCAGCCTCCTTCCTATCATCACCCCCTCCTTCAACACTAGCCTTGTCCTCAAGGCTAAGATCTGGAAATTGACTCTTCAACAGGAGCTCTTCTTCCCAAGTAGCATCACCAACATCCATACCTTCCCACTGGATGAGCCATTCCCTCTTGTGTTGACCCTGCTCCCATCTATCCCTCCAAGACAGTACCCTAGCCGGAATGATGGCTCTCT is part of the Vicia villosa cultivar HV-30 ecotype Madison, WI linkage group LG2, Vvil1.0, whole genome shotgun sequence genome and encodes:
- the LOC131652781 gene encoding protein NRT1/ PTR FAMILY 5.8-like, which gives rise to MAGGHKQKRLSNSCILLIVIAGIERFAFKGVASNLVTYLTDVVNLSNSSAAKMVNSWVGFTSIMPLLVAPIADAYWDKYSTIMSSSFLYVMGLVALTTTALARSWHHKKRTMSSSFLSLSLYLISLGQGGYNPSLQAFGADQLGEEDDLPCGNDDTSSNKKALFFQWWYFGVCAGSLMGVTFMSYIQDTFGWVLGFAIPAISMLLSILVFSGGSSIYSYKKHDDDDDSLQDKKPFTNMFQTIKASALKCFHCEISLPNDKSEGVELELQERPLCRENSESIKVTNKDSKISMCLLPNVKVVIKLLPIWAMLLMFAVIFQQPATFFTKQGMTMKRNIGKNFKIPPATLQSAITLSIILLMPLYDRVFIPFAQLITRQEKGINMMQRMGIGMVLSIIAMVIAALVEMKRLDIGRQMRSEGLQAEIVPISIFWLLPQYILLGVSDIFTVVGMQEFFYGEVPKNMRTVGIALYTSVFGVGSFVSALLITLVEVYTDSKGTPSWFSDDMVEARLDNYYWLLVWLSSISLLLYTLLCKYYYSKSDSDCET